The proteins below are encoded in one region of Phaseolus vulgaris cultivar G19833 chromosome 1, P. vulgaris v2.0, whole genome shotgun sequence:
- the LOC137814645 gene encoding uncharacterized protein At5g39865 — protein sequence MPSNFLELQDTTGIMVRGRFVTKLKLVPTITNFKKQDLVLQKRFPTPYHDYKENNLSELVLEFEEEEATVGSKEITQLSEQKLSVAATNNMASCNNQYPSLRDFKELCPPGGNHSIILYTTSLRGIRKTFHDCNTIRFLLRSFRIMYHERDVSLHLEFREELWKILGGKVIPPKLFIRGRYIGGADEVVGLHETGWLGKFLEGAPTHCSNAPCTGCANMGFAICSNCCGSCKVFTGNRDSNDECFVRCPDCNENGLVKCLVCC from the coding sequence ATGCCATCCAATTTTCTGGAGCTACAAGACACAACAGGAATAATGGTGAGAGGAAGGTTTGTGACAAAACTGAAACTCGTCCCAACCATAACCAACTTCAAGAAACAAGACCTAGTTCTACAAAAAAGGTTTCCAACCCCATATCATGACTACAAAGAAAACAACCTATCTGAGCTAGTGCTTGAGTTTGAGGAGGAAGAAGCCACCGTGGGGTCCAAAGAAATCACACAACTTTCGGAACAAAAGTTATCAGTGGCTGCTACTAACAACATGGCATCATGCAACAATCAATACCCATCTCTCCGTGATTTCAAAGAGTTATGTCCACCAGGGGGGAACCACTCAATCATTCTCTACACAACAAGCTTGAGAGGGATAAGGAAAACGTTTCATGACTGTAACACGATCCGTTTCTTGTTGAGGAGCTTCAGAATAATGTACCATGAGAGGGATGTATCTCTGCACTTGGAGTTCAGAGAGGAGTTGTGGAAAATCTTGGGAGGGAAAGTGATTCCTCCAAAGCTTTTCATCAGGGGAAGGTACATTGGAGGAGCTGATGAAGTGGTTGGGTTGCATGAGACGGGGTGGCTTGGGAAGTTTCTAGAAGGAGCACCAACTCACTGTAGTAATGCTCCTTGCACTGGCTGCGCCAACATGGGATTCGCTATTTGTTCCAACTGTTGTGGAAGTTGCAAAGTGTTCACTGGCAACAGGGACAGCAACGATGAATGCTTCGTTAGATGTCCTGATTGCAACGAGAATGGCCTTGTCAAATGCCTGGTTTGCTGCTAG